The DNA window CTGGTTACTTGGTCATTCTAAAGATGAAAACCCTAACATCAATCCTCTCTCTTTCTCTGATCCTTGTTATGTTCTTCCCATCCCCTTCATTCTCCGCCGTCCGATGCCATCCGGAGGACAAGAAAGTCCTTCTCACCATCAAAAAGGCCCTTAGCAACTCTTACAGCCTTCCTTCCTGGGATCCCCAAACCGATTGTTGTAAATGGTACGGCCTACAATGTCATCTCACAACCAACCGTGTCATCAACCTCGACATTTCCTACGGCCAACGCTCCGTCCATATCCCTCCCGCCGTCGGGGACCTTCCCTACCTCGAAATCCTCTTCTTTCACAAACTACCAAATTTCGTCGGTACCATTCCCCAGACCCTTACAAAACTCACCCACCTCAAGTATCTCATAATCAGCTGGACCAATATCTCTGGTCCCATCCCCGATTTCATCGGCCAGATTAAGAGTCTCGAATACATCAATTTATCTTACAACAATCTATCCGGTTCGATCCCTCCCTCCCTCTCCGACCTGCCCAATTTAACCGAACTCAATCTCGGCCGAAACAAACTCACCGGCTCGATCCCGGACTCATTTGGGAAGTTCAAAGGAACCCCCCCCTCCCTGTATCTTTCCCACAACCAGCTCACAGGTTATGTCCCTAAATCTCTAGGGCTCTTGAAATTCCCCAGCCTTGATTTCTCTCGCAACAAGCTCCAAGGTGATATTTCCTTCTTATTCGGCTCCGATAAGAACTACTGGAAAGCCGATTTCTCGAGGAACTTGTTCGAATTCGATCTGTCCAAGGTTGTTTTCCCCAAAAGCTTGAATGTCCTAGATCTAAACCACAACAAGATCTATGGGAGCCTCCCGCAAGGTCTGACTTCATTGAACCAGCTCCAACTTTTCAACGTAAGCTATAATCGCCTCTGCGGTAAGATTCCGGTCGGGGGTGAGCTGCAGAAGTTCGAAACCACGGATTATTTCCACAACCGGTGCTTGTGTGGTGCTCCATTGTCGGCATGCAAGTAATTGAATTATCTAAGTTATTATGTCACTTAATctgtaaaataaaagattgtatCCTTTTGTTGTTTAAACAAAAGGTGGCATTAaccttattaattaatactcAAGTGTTTGTTTGGTTTATGATTAGTTAATGCTTAATCAATTACAATTAGACAATGTTTAGTaccaatattttatattagttaatgCTTTTGAAATTTGAACTAGTGAAATTGGATTTATTATTACtaaaaaattgatattgaattattttgttaaaaattatagatttaaaaatttaaataaatattatttatattaataagatATTGATATTACACTTTATCTAAGCTTTTAGTGgaattaagtttaataaaactaaaaaatacaCACTACTTATAGAAGCAAATATATAACAATTCCAACAACATATTCTAACcattttgataaatatgttttaatttacttttttgaATGAGGTTAAAGACATCAATTAAtaccattaaaaaaaaaagtaaaaacaaaatatgaagTTAACTTAAAGAGAAgatatatttttgatttgataatgttatttataataaaagctAAATAacgtttatttgaaaattattagaATGAATAGTTCTCTAACATCCGCCTCAATTAAGATAGAACTTTTACTATGAATTGAAATGTCCGAATCATCAACTCTGCAATAAGTTGATATTGAGAACGAATCGAATCAAATAAGTggaaaaaaaagagtaaaagagCCTAATTCCAAATGATTAAATTCaactaaaaaaatgatttttttgattCTTTATATATTTGGTTGAACACATTCATTGTTACTATTGtgggttatttatttttactcgGTGTTAAGTGGTTTGGGGTTTTTCATCTGAGTTAAACTTGGAGATTGAAGTCTTTTTTTCGTTTTTTGAAGGTGAAGTAAGACCAAACTCACGGGTAAAAAATTCTTCGATTTCTTCTAAGAGCGACTTTTTATTGAacaattcttaaattaattgaattccatcttgttttttattttatttttataaaaaaatacaattgaagtaaaaatagatgaaaaataatctttttttagattcaatttaaatatatatgtatttatcaaatatgattgattttgattttattttaaaaaagaaattatttgtaACAAATAAAGTCaatgatatttaaaatcttttaatacTTATATCAAGAGTTTAGCTGataggtttattaaaaaatttatggactagtcaaaattatttcatcaattatattaattaatccattaataaaaatataaaaaaatataaatattattttatcactaaaaatgaataaattttatttttttttctaaaaaaaattcaaactattCAAAATCTTCACTCATTAATAATGTTTActcattaataatgtttaaataaatcaaaatttattttaaaaaaactactGAATAAGTTGTAACATGAACATTTATTACCAAAAGTTTatactcaattattttttacttttttaccCAAAAGATGTACATGACACTTCCACGTGATTGTACGGATGGGGTCCCTATAATCTATAGTGTTTAGTCTCTTTTATTGTCTCAAATCTCAatgtgagttatttgaaaagaaatcttatatattttttataaaccatatatattttaaaaatgtagtGTTGTGCAATTTAATTagtcaaaaaatattaaattttatttttttctctgtcattctatattttttttaattctttaggTGATAAcacgtaattttttttctcattctctCTTCCAAATTCCTGTCacttatcatattttaaaataatttaaaataatattttaaaataatttaaaataatacagaTATCTTTAATCATGAactaaagtttttaaaaaaaaaattttgttaacataTATCATACCATTTAACATTTTcagtttaaaatataacattttacaTAATATGAACTAATAATTGTTGTTAAacatttatctttataaaagtatatattttagcTATTATTgactaattttagtttttgtaaaaattaaagaCAATAGGGGCGTCTTCCAAAATTCAAACTTGGGGACCCTTTACCAACAACACTTATTTGTTTCACTTTTTCATTGAATCCATCGAAAAACATTTTTCGAAACTAATAACtaaaaacgtcataataataggATTGTGAGTGATATACATCGGATTGaaagtttgattatttatctCTAACCAGATAGTACATCATAAAATAATTaggataataaatcaaatatgtaaATATGTCATATGAATCACATCAATCCAAATATTCTAACAACTAGTTAACGACTCGTACATCACCTTGTAAATCACTTTAATATTGCATAAAATACTTAAGACTTCATATACTAGtccgataataaaaaatcaCTTTAATATTGCATAAAATACTTCATATACTAGTCcgacaataaaaaataattgattaacaCATTATCTGTGTATATaacttatattaaattttaattttaatttcaaatttaaataattaaaaaaaaaaattaactcatCTCCATgcaataattaactaattaaaaaattcaaatacttccacatcaatttcaaaaaacccaataaatccaaaattaagatttatgataattaatgATTCAAATGATAATATCAACTTATAtcataaatacttatatatatgtAAACGTGCCGTTCTTTCTTTCAATAGGGAATTAAGTTGAGTagaactaaaaaataatatttgtataagcatatatataaataatcaatttagataaataagttttaaatattcttttagaGTCGGTTAAAACACAATAAATTTAACCATTTATGTTGAAtgctgatagaaaaattaagtagattaattttaaaaacggccacacattacaatttttgaatatttattctaaataatcaaaaagggagaaattgatagaaaaattaagtagattaatgttggaaccggccagacgaactaaacagaagtcaatcttcatgtgcaggtacttctaaaaccgtatgaacAGGTTGGCGTTGTAAAACCGGCTGATACTAcaattcaaagaaaccagtttcaagtgatcaagttaaagatcagaggaaccggttttcaccttctcaagcaaccggttagtcAAGACAAAAACTTtcattccaaccggatcatactgcacaagacacaaaaaccggatggctcagaacaaaagtcagaagattcaaacttcaagagtgacgtaccatgacggaagaaacgtgtcttgaaagaataaaagaagatcagatccgatcagaagcatgcgaggaaagcaatgatgctctATTGATCCGATGATGACAACCGGTAgtgttcaacacgtgtccaaatctaaaaaccggctatgtcatcttttgctcagagctgcctgcatgaatgccaggtggtgaggaaagtgaagcgtgcaagcaaccttttctgcaacaggcgtgatgacgatcgaccaatccgcaagagagagaagaaagtaaccgttggctactttcagctataaaaggaagacggatcgtcttcattaaatgcacAAGTCAGCAAGTGACGAAATAcgaaaaacaaatcatcaaggcattaagttctagagagataaactgttttattctaaaaccggtgtgttcaaaaccggaagctttttgtgtgttgttgtgttgagttgttgtattacatcaaagtgtgagtttggtgtaaccggcgagtagcgaagttgggctcgaccggcagtattgttgtaactctaaagagttagtggagatccttctcataacctgagaagaaggggtgacgtaggaggatttgctccgaacatccataaacaaatctcttgtctcgtgttctttccttcgcTTTCATCTCTTGCTTTCATAACGTaaacctcaaaccaatcatactcctaaaaccggtcactcatatccataaaaccgactccttctaaaaacatcatctaaagtcgcattcgttgcttcaacctgaaacagacatttccgccattgaacccggttcaagagtctgtgacagtttgtgcagtgctgagaacggttttagtctttaaccggactatcaccaaaagagttgtgtgtgttgtaagcggccacctttcatgaaaccggaaacaccccggtcctccaagggcgtccccgatcctaacaagtggtatcagagcgaggttcttagcactcaagcaaccgaagaagatgggaagcatgacccacagcgacaagccgccaatgctaaacagcgaagcgtttagcagttggaagaaaaacagatgtatctacatctgattacgttagatgatgagatgagccgagtcctgaaagaaggaccgatcaagatcaacaaggaggaaaacctatggacgagtgaagatcggagaagaagtaacctggacaaccattgcatgaggcacatctataaggctatagataataacactttgaacaaaatatcagagtgtgaaaatgcaaaggaagcctgggaaacgattattcagatccacgagggaaacgaaagaaccaaggagaacaaaatcttggtggctacgcagaaatatgaaaatataaggatgaaaccgggggaaaacatgaaggaattcagcaaccggttcaccagcgtagtaaacgagcttcaaacactcggaaagaagtatgacaaccgagaagtgatcatcaaagctctaagatcattgccaagcacatgggatatcaagaccatggtgatgagggaatcaagcacccttgggcagatgaagttgcatgatgtgttcgaggatttGAAAGCCTAtgaattcgagatcaagtctcggatcgaagatgaagcatccacatcaaccgcaactagagcattggtcacatcggtggaaccggcggctcaagtatcaaccgcaccggctctagtcaaaaacaccgatcaaattaccgatgatgtgatggcgatgctagcccagaaattcgggaaattcatgaagaagagccagccaccatctaataatgattttaattataactatgtagataaatcaaacaagagatgttataactgtgatggttttggacatttcaggtcagagtgtagaaaaccaagaagagacgatagaaaaccggaaagaagttatcaaggaaattatcaagggaataattatcagggcaaccggtatcagggaaacagttatcaaggaaacaattaccggggaaacaacaacaaccaacgaaacgactaccggagaaatgatgatcaacatgccgatgaaggaaaagaaattcaaaaagctctcattgcatccgacggtggaagcgagtgggcatactccgacaatgaagatggtgaagagaaagtaacctgcttcatggcaaacgacgaagaagtatttgatttctcttatgatgagtttactaaagaagatctggTTTCGGctctcaaccaaatggttgctgagttcagaaacatatctgcgtacataccaactcctgtagaacctaaaaccgaacaaacagattatgtatataataaaacatgtgaaatcgaaacgtatgaaccggatgaactattctccgataatgataagacagttcaaccggtaaccgaaatcGACGAACGAGCAATGTATGTCACGGCTGcatgggagagatcacgtcaagtagtgaaacaaatgtgtaactataaaagacatcagaaatgtagatatggtatcggctatgaaccaaataaacaaaatgaaatgaaacaacccaacgggatgaaactcacgaaaaataatcttccatttataaaatttgtcaaaagttcacaaaccgaaaatgacctaaaaccggaagaaacgcttaagtatgtaagtcctaacgaatctgaaaattggcttcatcctgagagaaggaaagtcaaccggaaaccaagtaaacctaataaaactcgacatcaaagaagcccatcaccacataaggcattcttgagcaacggccaagaagttaagccaaatattatcaaaacaataaccgggaaagtgatccgactcattcaagtctggatcccaaagggactaatcaatcatggacccaactgaatgtgggtaccaaaaaggtgtaaataattgtttgttgcaggttagaaggagcaaccggctaaagaactctgaatggtacttggacagcggatgctcaaggcatatgaccggaaacaaggaacTACTTAcagacatcaagtacgaaaccggagcagtcatcacattcggggataactcaaaaggtaaaaccgtgggcaagggtaagattgtccatggtgaattatccataaataatgtactattggtagaaAAGCTAAGCTTTAACTtgttaagcataagccaaatgtgtgatgtgggctacaaagttgaatttcataaaaactcatgcttggtcaaaaatcaagataatgacactttgctaaccggtaaccggataggaaacatttacaaagtaaattggaaaactgatttcgaaaaacctgtgtgtatgatagtcggaaatgatccaaactggctttggcataaacggttaaaccacttgaatttcaaaacgattaactttatttgttccaaagaactagttcacggttttccaaatgttaagttttcaaaagataaagtatgtgctgcatgtcaaatggggaaacaagtgaaatcatctttcaaaaataaaggaaattatcaatctgaaagatgtttggaactcttgcatatgaatctgtttggtccggttaaagtaactagtttaggaggcatgcattatactatggtagttgttgatgattactctaaatttacttgggttacttttctagcttctaagaatcaagcaactccaaacttgattaaattgattttgcgaatacaaaatgaaaaatccattcgagtaaacaaaatcagaagtgatagaggaactgagtttataaacagtaatttaactacttttttcatgatgattccggtattaggcacgagttgtctagtgccagaactcctcaacaaaatggcctggctgagagaagaaaccgaactctcaagggagccgcaaggtcaatgatagccgattcgggtatcgctcaaaagttttgggctgaagctatcaataccgcttgctatacacaaaatcgatctttagtaactaaacggttttcaaaaactccttttgaaatttattttgatcaagtttcaagtgtacggtattttcgaatttttggtagtaaatgttttgttcacaataacggcaagaattacttgaccgcttttgatgctaaatccgatgagggaataatgttgggatattcagctgtgagtaaagcctacagagtatacaatactaggactttaacagttgaagaaaccgcacacgttgttttcgatgaatcggttgaacgaaacactgcattacccttcaaccttcacaacagaatggaaaatttcaatatctattctgatgatgaagacgaggttctggtttttagacgctttgtcaaggaccaagcggttgatgctgaaattcagcctgatcaagctgccttaccgcagaaagttgacgcttcggtttctactgaagaaatcggtcggtctgactctgttcagcctaccgatcagtctaaccttgatcagccagccgaaagct is part of the Impatiens glandulifera chromosome 1, dImpGla2.1, whole genome shotgun sequence genome and encodes:
- the LOC124920741 gene encoding polygalacturonase inhibitor-like; translated protein: MKTLTSILSLSLILVMFFPSPSFSAVRCHPEDKKVLLTIKKALSNSYSLPSWDPQTDCCKWYGLQCHLTTNRVINLDISYGQRSVHIPPAVGDLPYLEILFFHKLPNFVGTIPQTLTKLTHLKYLIISWTNISGPIPDFIGQIKSLEYINLSYNNLSGSIPPSLSDLPNLTELNLGRNKLTGSIPDSFGKFKGTPPSLYLSHNQLTGYVPKSLGLLKFPSLDFSRNKLQGDISFLFGSDKNYWKADFSRNLFEFDLSKVVFPKSLNVLDLNHNKIYGSLPQGLTSLNQLQLFNVSYNRLCGKIPVGGELQKFETTDYFHNRCLCGAPLSACK